Genomic DNA from Cydia amplana chromosome 9, ilCydAmpl1.1, whole genome shotgun sequence:
taacaacaaatactaaaaacagaataaaaaaaagatttaagtggggctcccatacaacaaacgtgatttttgaccgaagttaagcaacgtcgggcggggtcagtacttggatgggtgaccatttttttgcttgttttgctctattttttgttgatggtgcggaaccctccgtgtgcgagtccgactcgcacttggccggtttttatcttCTGACTCAGTTAGTTTTATTTCAGAATAAAGATTTATCCTTTACAAAAAAGTTTATTCTGTACCTAATGTACAAATTTATGTTTTTCTCTATTTTCCGAAAAAAGTTCATAGaaaaaataagcccttttgaaaagacgcATCTCATACCCATATCAATGGTAAGTTTCTTGAGCATTGGATTATTTCATTAAATGAGATTATGGTAAGTTGAGAAGATTGCAACGTTTTGAGCAAATGCGTGCGAATCGAAGctctgtttataatatttttgcgtccgcttcttatttaattttaacgtaATTTATAATATCTTTATAATTAGTAGagattgtaattttattatattttaacgtATTGCGTTAAAAGATGCAATTACTTAAAAGGAATCGCAAGGAGACCCAAGATTAAATGGTCAGACACCGCCCGACGGTCAAGTGTAAGCCTAGGTCACACGCATGCGCATAAAATGTTTCTTCTCCTACAAATACTTACTGTGTAACTTACATATTTGTCTATGTTTCAAATGGGTTTCTgtgaaaacttttttttgagCAATATCATCAACCACTCATCTACTCTATGTACAGGATTCTAATTAGGCCAAGGTGAGTTCGCGGTCTTATTACCTACAGAATTATGTCCAGCCAGTGACTAACGGGATAGGAGACGATGCTAGGACATTGCACCAGTATGGCATTGTAACAAATTTGCATAAAATGACGGCATGTTACAAGATCACAAGTTcataagtttcttttttttcAGCTAAATAACTGCGGACGGGTTGCCAATCAGCCTTGTTTGTAATGAATAAGTCAGTGAATAAGCTCAGTTAGCTGCAGAAGTGAGGCCTTATGAAACGCTGGATAGCGGAAAAACCGGAAAGCAGACCACGGGCATCGCATCATGAGGGCGCTAATATTAAATATGAACTTCTATGCAGAGTTGCCTACCGCACCAAAGTTACGTGCAGATCAGATCAGATACCGTCGAGTAGCTACTTCTACTACTGATTATACAATAAACCATTGATTTTATTGTCGCTACATGTAACAAAGTTTATTCTTGGTACCGCTCTGCATCACAAAGGCGAAATGTTATCTGCCGGCGCATGTAGTCTCCTGAGACAGTGATTAATTTTGATAAATAAGGATATTAGTCACGCTCGTAAATGTATTGAAGTTACGTTATTCTAATTGAAATAGATAGGTTTCTTCAACGCGCATTTACCTCGTGTGGGCTCACGGAGTAAGATACGGTATATTTCCTGGTAGGTACGATATAGAGGAAAAATGTAGCGCGAATATCACGtaaatttgaaaatgaaaaGACTTCGTCCAAAAATATCAAAACCCATCTGTTTGGGAAAACCACGATGCTACATTTGTACCAATTATTTTTCTGGTCTGGATCTGGGATTATTCAAGTTCAAGTAGCGTAGCCCATTGCCGGGTTCTCAAGCTTAAGGTGCAGGACAACGAAAGTTATAATTGATTTACTGATTACTTTCGGTTCCCCTGATTACGAAACTGTATCCCAGAATCAGACGTTAAAACTAGATGTCCACAACTGAAAATCTAATATTATCTGCCTAAGTTTATTACGAGCGACGAAACCAACTTTTGAAAGCCGAATCGATTTTTAGTTCCTACTTAATTTGACATTAACCGGTATAATTGATGATCGGAAGTGAGAAATATAAAGCTCTAATCAGCAATGGAGTTAGAACATCTCTTCACAAATCGTTTTGTACTCATCTGCACCTATGCTGGTTCCTAGCCTAGTATAATTTGGTCCACAGGTCGCAACCACTACCTACTTATCCAAGAAGACCGACTTATACTGGTTAGCCTACAGTACCCGACTTATACTGGTTAGGTCTGTCAAATGAGCACAGGTAAGGGCGCCTATACTGCCCATTGTTGTACCGTCAATGGTTGACCCCCGTATCAATTAAATTTCGTGTCATGTTCCGCGGACGTGTGTAGTTTCTTAGTTTTATTACCGATACAGATGTTATTTTTATCTGCAGAATTTCTAAATTTACTTTGTGTAATTTGTACGTGATTTTAGACCATGATGAGATAAAATACGAGTAAGCCTTACACTAGAATATTGCCATCATAATACgacaatatttatttgaattttccGTTAATCACTTGAATTTGCGGTAAAaactatgtatatgcatacattttaaattagtAGAACAAGTGTATATATTATGcatacataaatacttattaatataattcaatCCATTTCTTCATGTAATTGCGAAAGATTGTATAACTAATTCCAAtgtttaaatgttattaaattatcaAAATACAGAATTTTGATTTTAAACGGTATCAATTTAggtatcatttatttaattgcACGGGATGCATGTCCTATGATTATGTGACGCTTATGAGTTACAGAATgctttaaaatattaagaaataattacatttgtTAAGTAGCattgaaataaatcaaatagGTAATGCTGTACTTACTCTGAAAACACATACGAAAAGCAAAGTTCAAAATACACGAAAAAGGAACTTACTTAGCCAGTTTCTGGGCATCAGcatgtttacaaatagtaattaacaatattaaaacAGTTCTTGCATTCATGTTGGACATGAGAGTGGAACGCGTCGCGCCTGCGCGAGCCGACTGCTGCGCGAGATTGTCTTGCCACTACTGTTTGGTCTGTTTGAATCTTAATCGATCGAACCTCCGCCGGTAAAGGCTGCGTTGCGCTCGCGCGCCTTTTGCCGCATACGAGCTTTTAGCGCTCGCTTTGAATGATAATTTCTAAAGCGCGATGAGCATGTGATCACGTGCTTCTGATAACTTGTTAGTGTTCATTTTGGAACGAAATTGGCCGCTTCCTTTGCCCGCAACGCATTTATATTTGCACAAATAACTGCTCCTTCACTTTCTTTTGGGAAATTAAGGAAAGATGAAAACGAATATTTGGAAAATTACGctcaagtgcgttgccggtatAACAAGTAGGTAGCAGAAGTAGATCGCCAGAAAAAAACGCTAAAGAATGATACGGACACTGCACAGCTCTACGTATCCGCCTGACTTCCACCATGATCATGGACCATGTTTTAGTTTTGAATCTGGAATCTTCTAATCGGTACTCAACAAGTCTTAAATGTTGAAGGTGTACAATATACCTTATATACCTATTGTACACAGGGCCCCACAAGGCTATATTGAAGAAAAGAACTGCTGTGCAGGCAGTTTATCCCAATTCATCGTGAATTCCGTTCATTCTATTCTATACGAGGTGGAACTTTATTCATATATTTACAGATTTCACAAATCTAAATAACAAATGAAAAGTAGGTACATGGTTTACGTACCCGCTTCCGCCGCGGGATGCGCCTAGGCATACTGTACGTGCGAGTCGAATTTATTTCGTAAGCAAGGTTTCCGCGCTGTTCACGAACTTGAACTGGGCTACCTCACTTTCGACGTTTTAGTAACATTTCGTACTTGGAGCAGGTATTTAGTAGGGTTTTGAGGTTAATATTCCGAATTCGAATAAAAGTTTGAAGTAAGAATGATcaatttaattttctttaatagCATGTGGTTGCATACAATTGACAGTGTAGGTGATAAAGTTGAGGTCTTGTAATAAATTTGTTAATCGTTCAAAATGTCTTTCACTGTATGGTAATGCTCCTTCAATAAAGCTAGCCAGGGCAGGCATTTTCAAATTTCCGGATATTATCTCTGGGGCTAAAATGTTAAAGACCAACTGGGCTGCATGGCAGGTCTTGTTGTTAGTGTTCCACTCGGACGCAAATCTCAACAAAGTCTCTTTCTGGGTGTGGTTGATTTCCTTCAGTGTCTCATAAAGTTTGTCATTTCCGGTCTTCAAAACctcatttacaatttttaagACTTGGAAAGGTCTTTCCATTCTTAATGCCAATTTCAAAGCCTTTATGAGCTTTTTGCTGTGGAGTAAATTGTCCAACTCCTGTTCTTGCAAAATCATTTCTTCTCTCTCTTTAGCCATCTTTTCTCTTCTTTCTAAAGTAAcatcaaggaatttaattaatttcgaaTCTGAGCCACCAGTGACTATTGTCGACTCATCTTTACTGAGAGCCATGGCCCAAATTTTGCCATCATGTATATCAGAGGACATCTTACATTCTGAAGATTTAATATTCCACAATTTCATGAGACCATCTGCTCCACTTGATATTATCTGTTGACCTTTAGACACAAACTCTACTTTTAGGACAGAGCTTTCATGGCCTTCAAATGTCTTCAAGCAACTCAAATCTGCTATAGACCACAGTTTTACAGTAGCATCAGCTGATGATGTGAGCACTACCTGGTCCACAGGAGAGAACCTGGTGCACCACACTCCTCTCCTGTGACCCTTCAAAACTCCCAATAGACTCAAATCAATGGTCCAAAGTTTAGCAGTTTTGTCTTGTGAACCTGTGGCTATCATTTTATCATTTGGTGAAACTGTGACACAGTTGATATCCATTTGATGAGCTAGCTCGGTGTGGCTTGACTTGAGTTTATGTCCTGCAGATTCTATGTCTTTAGGTACTGTCCAAACCTTCAGGCAATTATCTTGACCAACTGAGGAGAAAAAATCATTTGAAATTTGAGATGTGAACACAGATCCTACAGATGCTGTGTGCCTTGCTCCAACTCCTAGACATATGATTTCATTGTTTTCACTTTGGAGCCAAATTCTAACAGCATTGTCTTTTCCTGATGATACAAACATTTCAGGTTTGGTTGGAAATTTGGCTAAAGCTAAAACTATGTCTGTATGCCCTTTTACAATTTGGCAGTTCATTGAATCTAAATCATAGTATTTTAGATCAGGACTGTTTGTAGCAACAACTAGGTGCCCCTCATTTTTGCCAATCAATATCACGTCCAATATTTCATCAGTGAATCCAACCAACTGCTTCATGCAATCAAATGTTTCCAGTTCATGGAGAATGATGTTATGGTCCACTGTGACCACAGATAACATGTTTCTTGCCTGATTCAACAACAGATGAGTAATGGCCAAGCCACCCTCCTCTTGTGCAGGTGACACTAGGCTGTTAGTTTGTTCATACATGATGCGGCTTGTTTCCACATTCCAAACTTTCACAATGCCTTTTTCACCCGCACAAGCAATAAAAATGCCTTCAGTTTCCAGTTTCTTCTTAAAATTTGGCACCTTAAAGGTAGGCGGTAGCAGTACCATGGCTTCAATACTCTCATAAACTGGCACAGTCCTCAATGCCTTACTCTCATCTAAGTTCCAGAGGATTAAAACCCTGTCTCTACCAGCGCTGATCATATGCTGACCATCCGGTGTGAATTGTAGAGAAG
This window encodes:
- the LOC134651028 gene encoding transducin beta-like protein 3; protein product: MSLLLKEVYEKNAEYTAFYTGGDISWTIDGSHLLCLCSDAIQVIDVNTCSQVLLIGESNEETEGDPIYTFKLSHNNEVAVTAHKSGLMKLWDRHTGKQMKMWRSGHKGPVARLTFDSTDSSIASGGSDGNIRVWDLDYHTCTSSLRGAMGVFSVLEYHPDTSKQLIFGAADDTKIRSWNSKTGKEHVVYSGHFSKITSLQFTPDGQHMISAGRDRVLILWNLDESKALRTVPVYESIEAMVLLPPTFKVPNFKKKLETEGIFIACAGEKGIVKVWNVETSRIMYEQTNSLVSPAQEEGGLAITHLLLNQARNMLSVVTVDHNIILHELETFDCMKQLVGFTDEILDVILIGKNEGHLVVATNSPDLKYYDLDSMNCQIVKGHTDIVLALAKFPTKPEMFVSSGKDNAVRIWLQSENNEIICLGVGARHTASVGSVFTSQISNDFFSSVGQDNCLKVWTVPKDIESAGHKLKSSHTELAHQMDINCVTVSPNDKMIATGSQDKTAKLWTIDLSLLGVLKGHRRGVWCTRFSPVDQVVLTSSADATVKLWSIADLSCLKTFEGHESSVLKVEFVSKGQQIISSGADGLMKLWNIKSSECKMSSDIHDGKIWAMALSKDESTIVTGGSDSKLIKFLDVTLERREKMAKEREEMILQEQELDNLLHSKKLIKALKLALRMERPFQVLKIVNEVLKTGNDKLYETLKEINHTQKETLLRFASEWNTNNKTCHAAQLVFNILAPEIISGNLKMPALASFIEGALPYSERHFERLTNLLQDLNFITYTVNCMQPHAIKEN